ATTCGGTTTGTTGGCTTTCTGACCAAAAGGGGCCTTTGTTAGATCTCTGCAAGAAAGCCAAACCCAGCTCCCAGCAAACActcctccacctcttccccacccccctcactcCCTTGTCTAACTTGAAAATGAACTTGGACTTCCCTCTCAGACAGGCCCTAAAACCAGGAGagattttatttgtctgtttctgaAGGGCTTCCTAAAAGGGGGAggtgttttggggggagggggagggaacagAGAGCTCTCACCCACAGCAGAAGATGGGGTAGGGGTAGGGGCTCCGGGGAGGCAAGAAGGGGGAGGAAGTACTTGTTAATTTCTAAACTCCATGTTaattctctgaatttcttttgTCAGTGGAGGGTGAGGAAAGGACAAATGACAGGCTGAGATGTTGCCAAGAGAGACAAGAGAGTAGGAGGGATGAGATTAGAAAAGGGATggtgctggggaaggagaaaatgaggaggctgggaagggccTCCATCAGGAGGTTGGCCAGACTGTGGGGGCAGGGCCCGGAAGCAGTGGAAGAAAGAGGGCTGGGGTAGGGACCCTGGAAGCCACTGGAGGAGGCTTCCTGAGAGTTCTCCATGGCAGGGGCTGATCTCCCCGCCAACCCAGTGCACCACCAGGCAGGATCTCCGATTGTGGGCAGGTTGGAGGAGAATCCAGGAAAAGACTGGTGATAACAACCTGAACCTGAACTCCTGTGTGGATCCCTGCAGAGCCAGAGAGGAAAGTTTGATGTGGTCCCCCAAACTCTCGGCCAGCGGGCAGCACCGCAAGTCCTAAGTTGACAGCAGAAGGGAGtggatttccctgatgcctagaAGAGGGAAGTGAATGGGGTCTAGAGGAAGGCAAGTTAGGGTTTGAGAGTGAAAAACTCTGAAACTAGGAGCAAAGGGATGCCTCAGCCGTCCTGGTCCCATGTTCCCTCAAgctgggggcccagggagggagaaCAATAAAGGAAGACGCCAGGATGGCAGCCATTGTCCAGCAGGTGAGTTCCCAGGCTGAGATGAGAGGTCTGGGTGGCCCTTTTCTGAGGCCAGACAGCAGGggtgaagaaaataaagtagaacAGGTTCCAGAAGGATCCAGGAGCCTGGGAGGTGGGATCTGTGTCTCCACACTCGTTGGGTCATCCCCAACCTTCCAGAGcccagaaggggagggaaagaggagagaaggagactgGGCTAGGCCAGGGAGCCCCAGGGTCAatcacttttctttcctccttcaccTATGTCACCTTTGCAACCCACCAAGAATTTGCGCTGAGTGCGCAGGAGCCTCTCTCACTCAGACACACTGTCGGGGGTGCCCTTCCCTAGGCTTTCCCTGCACCCCCAAACCCTTCTTGTATGTGGCCTCTCCACCCAAAACATCCCTTTCTTTCCTGGGTAGTTCAAGCCCTATGTCCTCTGTAATCTGCAAATCTCCTTTTCCATTCTGCAGCCCGTGCCCTGGACAAGAAAGGGCCCCCCAAACGGTGCCCGCCCAATAAGGCCCCAAGTCTGGGTCAGAATCCAGACCCCATGGTGGCGAGGCTCTTTGTTCTCGGGCAGCCTCAAcccaccccctcctttttttttaactgaaatttctcccataaaaagggggggggcaggagcTTAAGAgattcaagctttttttttttttttttttttttttaatcctgggGAACTTGAAGGAAACAAGAAATtgtggggaaaagaaagggaaatcaaCTGATGCTTAATTCCCAGAGAGAAGAATCTGGGAGTAGGAATACACCAACTtcattcctctcctccttctccctggcCTGGTGTTTAAGGTACACCCAGCCCTCAAACGGGCTCATCAGGCTTGCACCCGCCTGCTGCAGACGCTAACTTACACCTCTGACTTGTCTTTAATATAGTGGACCAGGAAGTCCACCCCTCGCCTTAGGAAAGGCGCAGGCAgctgcctcttcattttcttagtattttcctGGGGGATGTGTAGGTAGATAGGATGAGTATGTAAATTAAGTGTGCATCCAGAGAGATAAACAGACCAGCAGAGATCTTTATTTGCATATAGAGGATGTCAGCAGAGAGCTGGGTATCTTCAGGAACACGTTGGGTTCTGTCCACAAGGGCATGTGCTGGAACAGTGCATGCAGCCTGCACACGGTCCCAAATCCACAGGCCAGGAGAGCGCGCACTCGCGcgcgcgcgtacacacacacacacacacacacacacacccacactttCAGTGAGAAGGCACGCTATCTCCTTTGTATGCTGGACacttagaaaagaagaatttcAGAGTTGAACTTATCCTGGAACTCAGTCCCGAGAGCAAGCTAAGGACAGAGTGGCTCCGCCGCCTAGCCGTTGCAAATGTCCCTTTGAGAAAGGAGCCCAGAGCAGAGCCGGGTCTTCCCGACGGGGCGGAGGGGCTATTTTCCGTTTTCCTTTGATATAATGAAACGCTGCGTCTTTACTCCCACACCAGCAGCTCAGCTGGAGACCGGGGAGTCACGTTGctgttcttttctcttgattTCCTCTAAACTTTCCCCGCAGCCAAGCTCCAGAGCCCCGTCCGCGAAGCCCGGCGGGCGAGGTGTGGCGGTGCGGTGGGGGGGCGAGCGCCCCGCCGCGGGTTTCAGCGCCCGGCTCTCTAGGGCGGCATCGCCTCGGAGATGTAATTACTACGTTTCCAGTGGTGCATATTCTCCTGGAGTgtttaatttggttttatttgtgtCTTAGCGAGATCCACATTTGTTCtcgggggaggagagagaagcgaCCCCAGGCTTAAAGTTAATTAACCAACCAGGCTTTGCTTTCCGGCGCCCGCCCGCCCGAAGGCTCTTGGACTGCAGCCTCGCTGCCCGCTCCCGGCGCGCCCCTGTAGAGGAGTCGGTTTCAGACGCCGAATGTCTTGGGGGAACCCAGCGAAAGAACCGGGAATCGTTCAGAGTACGCGGACACGTCTCCAGATGCTTTGAACGCCCTTAGTCCTGAacttcccctcctccagcctccccacacccccaagtCTCTTGGGGGGCCTACATCTTCGCTGGCTGGTCTTCTTGATGAAGGAGACTTTGGTTCCCTCTCCTCTCGTTGCTAAATTTTGGCCGCATCGTGCCCCTAATAAATGGAATTGTAAAATTGCCGGGTTAATTAAATCTATATCTCATTGCAATAGGAATAGTTAATGTCCTTACATAAACCTGGAAAAGAACatactattaattttatttattgctggGCCGCCCTGCACCCAGATCCTTCCCGCCGTTCTGCCCCCTACTCCCAAAGGCTGGGGGAAGCGTGTCTTTGGGTCCAGGTCCGCGGAAGACACATCTGGCATTGGGCTAGAGCATTCCTGGACTGGGAAGGGAACCCCAAGAATGGGGTGGGCGGTTCAGGCCCTTTGTTTCTCCTGGCTGCCCCACAGAGCCTTGTCCCCTGTCCACGTAGCCCTGGGTTCTCCACCCAGCACTTCCAAGTAGCAGAAGCCAGGGTCCCTGAACCACCTCTACACCTGCGGCAGGAAAACCTCAGACCTCCTCACCACCTACCCCCACCAGCCAGGCAGCaggcagatggggggggggggcaagatcATACTGCCCAGTTTAGACTGGCCAGCCCAGTGTTTGCTCTCCTTGTTTTATCTTGACCTTGGACTCTGAGGCAGGGAAGCCAGTTTCCTAGCCAAAAGCCATCTCCCAGCAAGCCCCCACCTTCCCCTGGCTCATCTCTTCTCCCTCCACCATCATCAGCCTTCAACACACTTTCAAGCTAAGCCGGCTTAGGTTTCAAACctttctgttgtattttcttcCTACTGCCAGCCCAGCCCAAAGCCTGCTTTCAGACTCTGAGGTGACCCTTCCGGAAGAATATCACACTGATAAAGAGTATTCCTTTTTTATCCTAACTCACCGACACCAAGGCATGCTCCATAGTCAAATACCACCTTTCCCAtgcagggagaagggagatggCCAGTGGGCCGCATCTCAGTACAGACTTGGCATTTGCTCTCAGGTTCGAGGGATCCAGAGGGTCTGGACTAGCCTGGGGCTACTGCGTGGCCACCGCCCGCTTGCCATCTGGACGGGAGCACCCAGCGTTTAAAATCTGTGGCAGTGGCAGGAAAGAGGGAGATGCTGCAGCCCCTcacccctgtttgtttgtttgtttgtttgtttgttttcctctctattACCTCTTCTCCTCAGGGAGGCCCTGTGCTGAAAGGCAACTTGGCTCAATTCCATGGAGATACACTCTGGAAAGGGGTGACTCTATTAAGGAGCTAAACTGGGCATGGGAAATCCAAGTCTGGAGACTGGtaaggaaggggggggggctttttcaaaaatcagtaaattggtgttaattttttctttgatatatGGGGCAATTTTAAAGCATGAAGACACTCCACACTGAAAGGGAGTGACCCCCAGAAAGCCGTGGGAGCTAAAGTTAGAGAACTGTGttgatcctggctctgcccctgggCCCTCTTAGGCCGGCTCAGCCCAGGCTGCAGAGGGCGGAGGCGGGCCCGCGAGGCTTAGGTCGGTCCTTTGGGGGTCTTACAGAGTTGCCCCTGGGAAAGGTCCCTCAAAAGGTGCAGATCGGCCGACTCTCATTCCACGTTTCCTTTTGTACACCGATCTGAGAGCGCTTGCTCTTGTCCGCATCGAGGGCTTTTTAGCTTTCCTAGACCGaattcttccccctcctcccgcccttttctttgaaaatcttacTCCGAGGCTTTTCATTTCTATTGTACATTGAAATATCAATCTATTCTATTGccctcattttcctccttttattctttctccatttttcactGACAGCATCCCTCGACCCCCTCCGTgtagtgatgtgtgtgtgtatgtgtgttttggggcTATCATATTCTCTCAGCCCTCTCTGCTCTGCAGTGGAGGTGGAAGAGCCAAAAGGGTCCCTCTCAGACAACTGGGGCTTTGGAGACAGTGGCTGAAAGTCGGAAATGGAAATGCAATCCCGGCATCGAAGTCTCCCGCTGCGCGGCTTCGGGTTCTTTCCATCCACGAGCTCTAGGGGATTATGCCAGGGCCAGAACCAGGGCTCCCCACGCCTTGCCCGCACGCTTCCGCCTGCTTTCTGGtttattcagagaaaaaaaaaatccagtttctccCCAACCCTTAGCCCCAACCCCAATCCAGTCACAGCGACCGTTTTTTTTGGGTAAGGCTCAGTCTCCCCCATAGCCAACCTAAACCTAAATCTAGAGGGAGGCGCCCAGGAACAGTCCGAGTCTCTCCAGACCCCTTTGAGTCGGCCAAATtcagcctccccctcctccctctccctccctcccgcctgctggggggggggcgttgCCCTGTCCCTTTAAATCTCGCAGCTCCCCCTTCTTTGCCCCTTCCGAGAGCCAATCAGCAGAGACTTGTTTCCTTTTGCCCCGCCCCACAGCGAGGGGTGGGAACACCTGGAGACCGGGCCCCGGAGTCACGTGCGTTGGCCGCGTCACGTGGGCGCGGGAGGGGTGCCTAGGGGAGCCGGGCGGGAGCCGGCGGATTTCTTAATGAAGTGTCTCCGCATGCGTAGAGGGAATGTAGGGAGGTAGGTGGAAGcaccaggaggaggggaggggagaagagggaagggaggagggatgggggaggggaaaagggagcgAGGTGTCTTCCCAGCTCgctgcctctggcaagtggagtttttaaaaagctcGAGCAGATCATGTCATGACGACTTCGCTGCTCTTGCATCCGCGCTGGCCGGAGAGCCTTATGTACGTCTATGAGGACAGCGCGGCGGAGAGCGGcagcggaggcggcggcgggggaggcggcggcgcgggcggcgcggGGGGCGGCTGCAGCGGAGCGAGCCCCGGCAAAGCCCCCAGCATGGACGGGCTGGGCAGCAGCTGCCCGGCCAGCCACTGCCGCGACCTGCTTCCACACCCCGTGCTGGGCCGCCCGCCGGCTCCCCTGGGCGCCCCACAGGGTGCCGTCTACACGGACATCCCGGCCCCGGAGGCGGCGCGCCAGTGCGCCCCACCGCCGGCGCCCCCCACTTCGTCCAGCGCCACCCTGGGCTACGGCTACCCGTTCGGTGGCAGCTACTACGGCTGCCGCCTGTCGCACAACGTGAACCTGCAGCAAAAGCCTTGCGCCTACCACCCGGGCGATAAATACCCGGAGCCGTCGGGCGCCCTGCCCGGTGATGACCTGTCCTCCAGGGCCAAGGAGTTCGCCTTCTACCCCAGCTTCGCCAGCTCCTACCAGGCGATGCCCGGCTACCTGGACGTGTCGGTGGTGCCTGGGATCAGCGGGCACCCGGAGCCGCGTCACGACGCGCTCATCCCCGTCGAAGGCTACCAGCATTGGGCTCTCTCCAACGGCTGGGACAGTCAGGTGTATTGCTCCAAGGAGCAGTCGCAGTCCGCTCACCTCTGGAAGTCTCCCTTTCCAGGTAAGGAAGGGGCGcgagcgccgccgccgccgccgccgcagcagcagcagccagggacccctccccgccctgcctgCCCCGGGGCTCCGCGCCTCAGCCACCCCCGCCGTCTGGCCCCGGCGCGCCGGCTCTGCTGGGCTGCAGCTGGAGCCGGCCGGGCGAGCTGCGCTGAGGAATGCGCCGGGGAAGAAATCTGCTCCGACACGTTCCCCGGAGCTGCCCGGCCGAGAGTGAAGCAATCACAGGCGCCCGAGCGCCGGGCTGCCGGCTCGGCTCGAGTCGGGAGctcgcctcctcctcccccagcccgcTCTAGTCTCTCGCGCGGCTTTTGGCCCCCGAAGCCCGCTTCCAGccaggaatgggggtggggtgggttttGGGTGCTTTGGAATCCGAAACCACCAGGACAAAAGCCTCAACCCACCGAATaattgaggggggaaaaaaaagaacaatcttgCCTGAATTTTCAAGATCGTTCAAGCACTAgataggtttttgttgttgttgttgttgtttgaataGGGATCTAATTTGCCGGGTccaaagaaatgcagaatattttcttttcttaatttattttaagaattcgGCCACGAATTTTCTGATCCTTAAAGGAGCAGAACTAAAATCTCTGGAAAGGATGTGGCGAGAAGGGGGTTTGTATCCCTCTCCTGGgttataaaattttctttgccTCTCTGGTATCCTGAGCTCAAATCCTGTGGGTGTTCCCACTGCCAACTCCCCCAAATGTCAGGGAGAGAGTTCTATGCCTCAAACACAGAAAAAGGGGAATGAGGATGAGAAGTGAGGGACTGAAGACCTGTTCTGGATACATCTGGGATCCAGGCCCAAGCTAGGGACCTCTAGGTCTTTGcctgtgtatggggggggggggagcagaattCACCGATGTCCTGTTCCTGTTCCAACTGAGGCTGTTTCTGAACCAGAGGGGATCCTGCAATCCCCACCATTCCCCAGGGGAGAAAGATCAGTCCCAGGTTTGTCAAAATCACTATCAGGAGCTTTGGATTCATCACAGGGCTGAGAAATTGCAAATCCAAAGCCTGAGTCTGCTCTGGCTGTAAGCAGAGCCAGGTGGGAGAGGGCTGACTGGCTCCGTACTAATGCCTACAGGaatcctgggggcggggggggggtggcatgGAAGCCATAGATGTCTCTCCATACTATCCAGAGGGCCCCCCAGCTCTACATGTGAGTCCAGGGACATTTTCACTGGGAATTAGAGATCTGAAGACCTCCTAAGGGTGGGCCTGAAATTCCTTTGCAGGCGGGATTGGAGCAAGAGCAGATGGTGAAAAATCACTGACTGATATTAGAAAGTGTAGAAGATAACATTCTTGCAAATATGAGATTACTTAGTATAATACAACTGAATATCAGGGTGGGACCCACACTAGGCACCCCATTTCTGGCTGCCAGGATGATAGAATTTTAGTACATGGTATCATGCATTACCTGTTCTGAATTggcaataatattttatataataatttctgTTATCAGCCTCCTAATAGGAAACACATGATAATGCATTTCTAGAAGACAGACAATTCACATGTAAGTATACAGTAAGGTATTATAGATAGATGGCCCTTTACTCCACCATCTCACCCAAACGGAAAACTCTTTAGGACACAGGGCTCAGGCAGGAATTCCTGAAGCAGGGGGAGCCGGTAGGCCATGCTAAGGGGCCGAAGGGCAGGGGAGCAGATGCCCACCTCGCCCACTGTGGGCAGAGGCATAGGTCTAGAGCAATGGACAATGGGTTTAGTGTGGAGAGGTGACGAAAAGGAGCTGCGCTGGCATCGCTGTGTATGCATGTGAAGCGAGGTGGCGGTGAAGGATTGGAAACCAGCTCAGAAATATCCTTGAGCAAAATGAACATCTTAAAGATTcccagggaaaaaagaaacctgctaaaaataaacacttttcgATCATAGCCTCCTagagaaaaatatctttgaaataaaaaaaatacagcccaATTGAGATTTACTATACTTGCAAATTACTGCGTGGAAATGGATATAAAACCCACTGCCTCAGCAGCTATAAGCTCACACTCCCTGTGTGGAAACAGACTCGGGCTGTTATATCTCAGTGAGTGCAGACGTCCAGGCAAAAAGCAGATGAAAAAGAACTTACCTTCAGACACCCTCCATCTTTCTACCCACACAGAGATCTTTTAGAAGTAGTGAGATTTCCAGATAACTCTGTCTATGCAATTGTGGTTTGTTCCGGCAGCATCTGGGCATAAACACTACTGTCTCTCTTTAGCGCCTCTGGCTCTGAGAAACCTCACTATGGCAGTCTGGGCTGCTGTGGGATATGGAGGCAATTGTTCAGAAAGATCCAGATAATTAGGGCCAAGATCTGTTGtggcttcttccctcccccaattATACAGACCCTTGTTTCattgctttttccccccttcctatGATGAGTgtaggcacttttttttttcttttttacagagaGACACAAAAATTCCAAGAGAGAATCAGCAGAAATTCTAAGAGAGAATCagaacatgggggtggggggttgggcagggagagacagagtcaGATAAGATTGGGGGAGAGCAATAGAATGAAATAGTGGGTTCTTTGGGCCATACTGGAAGTCCCTACTGACAAGCCTTTGGATTATGGCTGAGAAGAGCAGCTAGGATTTCTAGCTGGACAAAGTCCTCTTCAGAG
The window above is part of the Ursus arctos isolate Adak ecotype North America unplaced genomic scaffold, UrsArc2.0 scaffold_26, whole genome shotgun sequence genome. Proteins encoded here:
- the HOXC13 gene encoding homeobox protein Hox-C13: MTTSLLLHPRWPESLMYVYEDSAAESGSGGGGGGGGGAGGAGGGCSGASPGKAPSMDGLGSSCPASHCRDLLPHPVLGRPPAPLGAPQGAVYTDIPAPEAARQCAPPPAPPTSSSATLGYGYPFGGSYYGCRLSHNVNLQQKPCAYHPGDKYPEPSGALPGDDLSSRAKEFAFYPSFASSYQAMPGYLDVSVVPGISGHPEPRHDALIPVEGYQHWALSNGWDSQVYCSKEQSQSAHLWKSPFPDVVPLQPEVSSYRRGRKKRVPYTKVQLKELEKEYAASKFITKEKRRRISATTNLSERQVTIWFQNRRVKEKKVVSKSKAPHLHST